One part of the Herbiconiux aconitum genome encodes these proteins:
- a CDS encoding type IV toxin-antitoxin system AbiEi family antitoxin domain-containing protein — protein sequence MIQLYGILARLGGVASTAQLSAAGVATNDVKNAVARGDVERLRRGWVALPGAPESVVRAVRVGGRVSCLSVLRPAGLWCATDHRLHIRVPADATRLSSPHDRRVPLGRPERFGVVVHRSVRAPFLDEPEGPVDPFGWALLHAITCQSKMDAIVTLDSALKQGRVSRTELEFLGACLPEKFRAYFALTDPNAASGLETKARLGLRRFNIASRSQVKIRGVGYVDLLVGDRLVVETDGREWHTKPEAYLADRRRDLALAELGYLVLRLSYDQVMGEWVRVVGVIQAIVAREEHRWSPRQLRSGLGTGVELE from the coding sequence ATGATTCAGCTCTATGGCATACTGGCGCGACTCGGTGGCGTGGCGTCGACGGCCCAGCTTTCGGCAGCCGGAGTCGCGACGAATGACGTGAAGAACGCCGTGGCGCGCGGAGATGTGGAGCGCCTCCGACGCGGGTGGGTGGCCCTTCCCGGTGCGCCTGAGTCCGTGGTGCGTGCCGTGCGTGTGGGCGGTCGCGTCTCCTGTCTGTCCGTGCTGCGGCCTGCGGGTCTCTGGTGTGCAACGGATCATCGGCTCCACATCCGGGTGCCGGCCGACGCGACGCGCCTGTCGTCGCCCCACGACCGCCGCGTGCCGCTCGGTCGCCCGGAGCGTTTCGGTGTCGTCGTACACCGCTCCGTGCGTGCTCCGTTCCTCGACGAACCCGAGGGGCCGGTCGATCCGTTCGGGTGGGCGCTGCTGCACGCCATCACGTGCCAGAGCAAGATGGACGCGATCGTCACGCTCGACTCGGCCCTCAAGCAGGGCCGGGTGTCCCGCACCGAGCTCGAGTTCCTGGGGGCGTGCCTGCCCGAGAAGTTCCGCGCGTACTTCGCGCTCACCGATCCGAATGCCGCGTCGGGCCTGGAGACGAAGGCGCGGCTGGGGCTTCGCCGGTTCAACATCGCTTCGCGCAGCCAGGTGAAGATCCGCGGCGTCGGATACGTCGACTTGCTCGTGGGCGACCGCCTGGTGGTCGAGACCGACGGGCGGGAGTGGCACACGAAGCCGGAGGCCTACCTCGCGGACCGCCGCCGTGATCTCGCCCTGGCCGAGCTCGGCTATCTGGTGCTGCGCCTGAGTTACGACCAGGTGATGGGGGAGTGGGTCCGCGTCGTGGGCGTGATTCAGGCGATCGTCGCACGCGAGGAGCATCGGTGGTCGCCGCGCCAGCTCCGCTCGGGTTTGGGCACAGGCGTCGAACTCGAATGA
- a CDS encoding winged helix-turn-helix domain-containing protein — protein sequence MVETISPALARRIALAAQGFGAPRAAEPGTRQFGLLLRRLGLLQIDSVNVYERSHYQPVFARLGGYDKALLDKLTYGRAVTEYWAHEASFLPIETLPLLAWRKDDYRDYFATHPNSWGASNAETMAWLLAELETKGPLRASDIEHESNKRQGPWWGWSDVKRGLETMFRQGDVVSAGRIRFERAYGLPEQVLPTSVLNTTVPRAAAVRELVSISARAHGIGTAKDLADYFRLKQTDAQPAIDSLVESGELLPVTVPGWNRPAWLHRDARLPRRLAAAALLSPFDPVVWERDRALRMFDFHYRIEIYTPQPKRVYGYYVLPVLIDDRIPARVDLKSDRQAGVLRVQAAWAEPGLLADDVPRIAQLLREAALWQGLPGDVEVMARGTLADALRAELAAN from the coding sequence ATGGTCGAGACGATTTCCCCCGCACTGGCGCGCCGCATCGCCCTCGCCGCGCAGGGGTTCGGTGCGCCACGGGCGGCGGAGCCCGGAACCCGGCAGTTCGGTCTGCTGTTGCGACGCCTGGGGCTGCTGCAGATCGATTCCGTGAACGTCTACGAGCGAAGCCACTACCAGCCGGTCTTCGCGCGCTTGGGCGGCTACGACAAGGCGCTTCTCGACAAGCTGACCTACGGGCGCGCGGTCACGGAGTACTGGGCGCACGAAGCATCCTTCCTCCCGATCGAGACTCTGCCGCTGCTCGCCTGGCGCAAAGACGACTACCGCGATTACTTCGCCACCCACCCGAACTCGTGGGGCGCATCCAACGCCGAGACCATGGCGTGGCTGCTGGCCGAACTCGAGACGAAAGGTCCGTTGCGCGCGAGCGACATCGAGCACGAGTCGAACAAGCGGCAGGGGCCGTGGTGGGGGTGGTCCGACGTCAAGCGGGGGCTGGAGACGATGTTCCGGCAGGGCGACGTCGTGTCGGCGGGGCGCATCCGGTTCGAACGCGCCTACGGGCTGCCGGAGCAGGTGCTGCCCACGTCGGTGCTGAACACCACGGTGCCGCGCGCCGCAGCCGTGCGGGAGCTGGTGTCGATCTCGGCGCGGGCGCACGGCATCGGCACGGCGAAAGATCTGGCCGACTACTTCCGGCTGAAGCAGACCGATGCGCAGCCGGCCATCGACTCCCTCGTCGAGAGCGGCGAGTTGCTGCCGGTGACCGTGCCGGGCTGGAACCGGCCGGCGTGGCTGCATCGTGACGCACGGCTGCCACGGCGTCTCGCGGCCGCAGCGCTGCTGTCGCCGTTCGACCCGGTGGTATGGGAACGCGACCGGGCGTTGCGCATGTTCGACTTCCACTACCGGATCGAGATCTACACCCCCCAGCCGAAACGCGTCTACGGCTACTACGTGCTGCCTGTGCTGATCGACGACCGCATCCCGGCCCGCGTCGACCTCAAGAGCGACCGTCAGGCAGGGGTGCTGCGCGTGCAGGCGGCCTGGGCGGAGCCGGGGCTCCTGGCCGACGACGTGCCGCGCATTGCACAGCTCCTCCGCGAAGCGGCTCTGTGGCAGGGCCTCCCCGGCGACGTGGAGGTCATGGCCCGAGGCACGCTGGCCGATGCGCTCCGTGCGGAGTTGGCTGCGAACTGA
- a CDS encoding TetR/AcrR family transcriptional regulator codes for MAHMPVAERRTRLLSAAFEVISRSGVSGATTRAIVDEAGMKLASFHYAFESREELLAQLVDVVVETQEVVLDIPADGGGGLSDLLERGLLSYFAQVRANPWRERAMFELTQYALRTPSMAGVAERQYERYRALAEASLHEAAARTGCVWRLPVSELAADLVALTDGITLAWLADGDDERASRTIAFAARAIAAEGASAPVPASASVPPSHREGRTA; via the coding sequence ATGGCGCACATGCCCGTCGCCGAGCGTCGCACACGCTTGCTCTCCGCGGCCTTCGAGGTGATCTCGCGCTCCGGCGTGAGCGGCGCCACCACGCGCGCCATCGTCGACGAAGCCGGCATGAAACTCGCCAGTTTCCACTACGCCTTCGAGTCGCGCGAGGAACTGCTGGCGCAGCTCGTCGACGTGGTGGTCGAAACGCAAGAGGTGGTGCTCGACATCCCGGCCGACGGCGGCGGAGGGCTCTCCGACCTGCTCGAGCGCGGCTTGCTGAGCTACTTCGCGCAGGTGCGTGCGAATCCGTGGCGCGAACGGGCGATGTTCGAACTGACCCAGTACGCGCTGCGCACGCCGAGCATGGCCGGAGTCGCCGAACGGCAGTACGAGCGATACCGGGCGCTCGCCGAGGCGTCGCTGCACGAAGCGGCGGCGCGCACCGGATGCGTGTGGCGACTTCCCGTGTCCGAGCTCGCCGCCGATCTGGTCGCCCTCACCGACGGCATCACCCTCGCCTGGCTCGCCGACGGCGACGATGAGCGGGCCTCGCGCACCATCGCGTTCGCCGCCCGTGCGATCGCCGCGGAGGGAGCCTCAGCACCGGTTCCCGCATCGGCATCCGTTCCCCCGTCGCACCGAGAAGGACGCACCGCATGA
- a CDS encoding M48 family metallopeptidase produces MYSAIAKNKRNTVIIIALFLLIIAGLGYLASVIYGNLSIVVITVVVSLGYALIQYFAASGQALAMSGAREIQKRDNPRLWRVVENLSITTGTPMPKVYIINDPAPNAFATGRDPQHAIVAATTGLLDIMDDAELEGVMAHEIGHVRNYDIRVSMIVFGLVVAVGFIADMFLRMAFFGRNNNNNNPIVLVFGLAAIIVAPLVATVVQLAVSRQREYLADATGAITTRHPDALASALEKLAAYGRPLQRQSSSMSHMWIADPNKPGIIDKLFSTHPPIPDRVKRLHEMGGAF; encoded by the coding sequence ATGTACAGCGCGATAGCCAAGAACAAACGCAATACCGTCATCATCATCGCCCTCTTCCTGCTGATCATCGCTGGGCTGGGATATCTCGCCAGCGTGATCTACGGCAACCTCTCGATCGTGGTCATCACGGTCGTGGTGTCGCTCGGCTATGCCCTCATCCAGTACTTCGCGGCCAGCGGGCAGGCGCTCGCGATGAGCGGGGCGCGCGAGATCCAGAAGCGCGACAACCCGCGGCTCTGGCGCGTGGTGGAGAACCTGTCGATCACGACCGGCACACCGATGCCGAAGGTCTACATCATCAACGATCCGGCGCCGAACGCCTTCGCCACCGGGCGCGATCCGCAGCACGCCATCGTGGCCGCCACGACCGGACTGCTCGACATCATGGACGACGCAGAACTCGAGGGCGTCATGGCCCACGAGATCGGCCACGTGCGCAACTACGACATCCGTGTCTCGATGATCGTGTTCGGCCTCGTGGTGGCGGTCGGCTTCATCGCCGACATGTTCCTGCGCATGGCGTTCTTCGGGCGCAATAACAACAACAACAACCCGATCGTGCTGGTCTTCGGCCTGGCCGCCATCATCGTCGCGCCGCTCGTCGCGACGGTCGTGCAACTGGCGGTCTCACGACAGCGCGAATACCTCGCCGATGCGACGGGCGCCATCACCACCCGGCACCCGGATGCGCTCGCCAGCGCGCTCGAGAAGCTCGCCGCCTACGGCCGCCCTCTGCAGCGCCAGTCGTCGTCGATGTCGCACATGTGGATCGCCGACCCCAACAAGCCCGGCATCATCGACAAGCTCTTCAGCACCCACCCGCCGATCCCGGACCGTGTGAAGCGGCTGCACGAGATGGGCGGAGCCTTCTAG
- a CDS encoding ABC transporter substrate-binding protein: MEDHLFTKRIAIVGVAAAAALALGLTGCSASATATDDGSGTDAATATNLDAFGGLSGLEDAAKAEGALNVIALPRDWANYGAVLDAFAEKYPEITINEATPDASSAEEIQAAENLAGQDTAPDVFDVGAAVALANTDQFAPYQVATWADIPDALKEQSGLWVGDYGGYMAIGYDPDAVPEPTSLDDLLGADFKGKVAINGDPTQAGAAFAAVGMAAVQNGGSVDDFQAGIDFFSDLNKAGNFVKIDPTPATIASGETPVVFDWDYLNVGYGNDLDGQRNWKVTILPGDGYAGYYNQAVNKDAPHPAAARLWQEFLYSDDAQNLWLAGGARPVRADAMADAGTIDEKLFAALPEVDGDTVVPDADQSAAAATLLGEKWAAAVQ, encoded by the coding sequence ATGGAGGACCACTTGTTCACGAAGCGCATCGCGATCGTCGGCGTCGCCGCCGCCGCGGCACTCGCCCTCGGACTCACCGGATGCTCGGCCAGCGCCACGGCGACCGATGACGGAAGCGGAACCGACGCCGCCACCGCCACCAACCTCGACGCCTTCGGAGGCCTCTCAGGCCTCGAAGACGCCGCCAAGGCCGAAGGCGCCCTGAACGTCATCGCCCTGCCCCGCGACTGGGCCAACTACGGCGCCGTGCTCGACGCCTTCGCCGAGAAGTACCCCGAGATCACGATCAACGAGGCGACTCCGGATGCCTCGAGCGCCGAGGAGATCCAGGCCGCCGAGAACCTCGCCGGCCAGGACACCGCGCCGGATGTCTTCGATGTCGGCGCTGCCGTCGCCCTCGCCAACACCGACCAGTTCGCGCCTTACCAGGTTGCCACCTGGGCCGACATCCCCGACGCCCTGAAGGAGCAGTCGGGTCTCTGGGTCGGCGACTACGGCGGATACATGGCCATCGGCTACGACCCCGACGCTGTTCCCGAGCCCACGAGCCTCGACGACCTGCTCGGCGCCGACTTCAAGGGCAAGGTCGCCATCAACGGCGACCCGACCCAGGCCGGTGCGGCTTTCGCCGCCGTCGGTATGGCCGCGGTGCAGAACGGTGGATCGGTCGACGACTTCCAGGCCGGCATCGACTTCTTCTCCGACCTCAACAAGGCCGGCAACTTCGTGAAGATCGACCCGACCCCCGCGACCATCGCGAGCGGCGAGACCCCCGTCGTCTTCGACTGGGACTACCTCAACGTCGGCTACGGCAACGACCTCGACGGTCAGCGCAACTGGAAGGTCACCATCCTCCCGGGCGACGGCTACGCCGGTTACTACAACCAGGCCGTGAACAAGGATGCCCCGCACCCCGCGGCTGCTCGCCTCTGGCAGGAGTTCCTCTACAGCGACGACGCCCAGAACCTGTGGCTCGCTGGTGGTGCCCGCCCGGTGCGCGCCGACGCGATGGCTGACGCCGGAACGATCGACGAGAAGCTCTTCGCGGCGCTGCCCGAGGTCGACGGCGACACGGTCGTTCCGGACGCCGACCAGTCCGCCGCCGCAGCGACCCTGCTCGGCGAGAAGTGGGCCGCTGCCGTCCAGTAG
- a CDS encoding glycoside hydrolase family 1 protein — protein MAASSPEERREFARDLGSRLPPGFVLGTATSAFQIEGATHEGGRGESVWDAFTTQPGRILDGSTADRATDHFHRTAEDAALLHDLGVDSYRFSFAWPRLQPEGKGALRQAGVDFYERLLDQLDAAGVSTMATLFHWDTPNELRGGWFNRDTAQRFGDFAFQMGERFGDRIGSWVTINEPATVTLDGYALGVHAPGAARLFNALPAAHHQLLGHGLAVQALRGADVPGPIGIVNVHSPVVPVSGSDADAAFAELFDLLHNRIFADPVLLGRYPDAPEGFEPLFSALTDVDPADLLVISEKLDFYGLNYYMPSKIAAGSGGSATPDGASSAMASLPFHLAPWPEFPTTGFGWPIAPEFLGTALDEIATRYGSVLPPVYITENGASFPDAITLDPENGTPYVHDGARIDYLAAHLDAAVRAVTGGGAASGIDLRGYYVWSLLDNFEWAAGYTQRFGLVHVDFDDFTRTPKDSYHWLRLVSESR, from the coding sequence ATGGCGGCTTCCAGCCCCGAGGAGCGGCGTGAGTTCGCGCGCGACCTCGGCTCCCGCCTTCCGCCCGGCTTCGTGCTGGGCACGGCGACGAGCGCCTTCCAGATCGAGGGGGCGACGCACGAGGGTGGCCGCGGCGAGTCGGTGTGGGACGCGTTCACCACGCAGCCCGGCCGCATCCTCGACGGATCGACCGCCGACCGCGCCACCGACCACTTCCATCGCACCGCGGAGGATGCCGCGCTGCTGCACGACCTCGGGGTCGACTCCTACCGCTTCTCGTTCGCCTGGCCGCGGCTGCAGCCCGAAGGCAAGGGAGCGCTGCGCCAAGCCGGGGTCGACTTCTACGAGCGGTTGCTCGACCAGCTCGACGCCGCCGGGGTCTCGACGATGGCCACCCTGTTCCACTGGGACACCCCGAACGAATTGCGCGGCGGCTGGTTCAACCGCGACACGGCGCAGCGCTTCGGCGACTTCGCCTTTCAGATGGGGGAGCGCTTCGGCGACCGGATCGGCTCCTGGGTCACCATCAACGAGCCGGCAACGGTGACGCTCGACGGCTATGCGCTCGGCGTGCACGCACCCGGTGCTGCGCGGTTGTTCAACGCCTTGCCGGCGGCGCACCACCAGCTCCTCGGCCACGGACTCGCCGTGCAAGCGCTCCGTGGCGCCGACGTGCCCGGCCCGATCGGCATCGTCAACGTGCACTCACCGGTCGTGCCCGTCTCGGGCTCCGACGCCGACGCGGCGTTCGCCGAGCTCTTCGACCTGCTCCACAACCGCATCTTCGCCGATCCGGTTCTGCTCGGCCGTTACCCCGACGCGCCGGAGGGCTTCGAGCCGCTGTTCTCGGCGCTCACCGACGTCGACCCCGCCGACCTGCTCGTCATCTCCGAGAAGCTCGACTTCTACGGGTTGAACTACTACATGCCCTCGAAGATCGCCGCCGGGTCGGGCGGTTCGGCCACCCCCGACGGAGCGTCGTCGGCGATGGCATCGCTGCCTTTCCACCTCGCGCCCTGGCCGGAGTTCCCGACCACCGGGTTTGGCTGGCCCATCGCCCCCGAGTTCCTCGGCACCGCGCTCGATGAGATCGCCACTCGCTACGGTTCGGTGCTGCCACCCGTCTACATCACCGAGAACGGCGCGAGCTTTCCGGATGCGATCACCCTCGACCCCGAGAACGGCACCCCCTACGTGCACGACGGCGCGCGGATCGACTACCTGGCGGCGCACCTCGACGCAGCGGTGCGGGCCGTCACCGGCGGGGGAGCGGCATCCGGAATCGACCTGCGCGGCTACTACGTGTGGTCGCTGCTCGACAACTTCGAATGGGCCGCCGGCTACACCCAGCGCTTCGGTCTGGTGCACGTCGACTTCGACGATTTCACGCGCACGCCGAAGGATTCCTACCACTGGCTGAGGCTCGTGTCGGAGTCGCGCTGA
- a CDS encoding LemA family protein has product MEWLIPVIIVVVIIAIIGIYLWATYNSLVTLNVRVDEAWSDITVQLKRRADLLPNLIESVKGYAAHEKAVFENVTKARAETLSAQGPAEASVAENHMQTALKSIFAVAEAYPQLQASQNFLQLQAEIVDTEDKVQASRRFYNGGVRELNTKIKVFPNTLFARNLGFTEREFFEVSDIAAIAEPPRVQF; this is encoded by the coding sequence ATGGAATGGCTCATCCCGGTAATCATCGTCGTCGTGATCATTGCGATCATCGGCATCTACCTCTGGGCGACGTACAACTCGCTCGTCACGTTGAATGTGCGCGTCGATGAAGCCTGGAGCGACATCACGGTGCAGCTGAAACGTCGTGCCGACCTGCTGCCCAACCTGATCGAATCGGTCAAGGGCTACGCGGCACACGAGAAGGCGGTGTTCGAGAACGTCACGAAGGCACGGGCGGAGACTCTGTCCGCTCAAGGGCCGGCTGAGGCATCCGTCGCCGAGAACCACATGCAGACGGCGCTGAAGAGCATCTTCGCGGTGGCGGAGGCCTATCCGCAACTGCAGGCGAGCCAGAACTTCTTGCAGCTGCAGGCCGAGATCGTCGACACCGAAGACAAGGTGCAGGCGTCGCGCCGCTTCTACAACGGTGGCGTGCGTGAGCTGAACACCAAGATCAAGGTCTTTCCGAACACCCTCTTCGCCCGCAACCTCGGTTTCACCGAGCGCGAGTTCTTCGAGGTCTCCGACATCGCGGCCATCGCCGAGCCGCCGCGCGTGCAGTTCTAG
- a CDS encoding alanine racemase → MSQPFRLDLSPAAVADASLRPWRDEQRYWRGLTEATADREPPVAVIGLEALQHNARSMLQRAGGKPIRVASKSIRVRAVQDAVLAVPGYAGVLAYTLPEALWLAETVDDVVVGYPTVDRAAIRALAADEQLASRVTLMIDSVAHLDLIDQAVSPDARPRIRVAIELDAAFTSPGLGRLGVWRSPIVTVDDATTLAREVVARRGFALVGLMAYESQIAGVGNRPKGNVVRGAGRGRVIDWMQSRSAAELAERRGAVVAAVRRIAELEFVNGGGTGSLESTGADSSVTEIAAGSGLFGGHLFDTYSRFTPAPAAAFALPVVRKPRPDMATLLGGGWIASGPPAPDRLPQVVWPRATRMQAREMAGEVQTPLSGRGAAGLRVGDRVWLRHTKSGELSEHVDEFCVVSGSDVVDVVPSYRGEGKAFL, encoded by the coding sequence ATGAGCCAGCCCTTCCGCCTCGACCTGTCGCCGGCGGCGGTCGCCGATGCGTCGCTCCGCCCGTGGCGCGACGAACAGCGCTATTGGCGCGGGTTGACGGAGGCGACGGCCGACCGCGAGCCGCCCGTCGCCGTCATCGGCCTCGAGGCCCTGCAGCACAATGCCCGCTCGATGCTGCAGCGGGCGGGGGGCAAGCCGATCCGGGTGGCGAGCAAGTCGATCCGGGTGCGGGCGGTTCAGGATGCGGTGCTCGCGGTGCCGGGCTACGCCGGTGTGCTCGCCTACACGCTCCCCGAAGCGCTCTGGCTGGCCGAGACCGTCGACGACGTGGTGGTGGGGTATCCGACTGTCGATCGAGCGGCGATCCGCGCGCTGGCCGCGGACGAGCAGCTCGCGAGCCGGGTCACGTTGATGATCGACTCGGTCGCCCACCTCGACCTCATCGACCAGGCCGTCTCACCCGACGCGCGTCCGCGCATCCGGGTGGCGATCGAACTGGATGCCGCGTTCACCTCGCCCGGGCTCGGACGGCTCGGCGTCTGGCGCTCGCCGATCGTCACGGTCGACGACGCCACCACCCTCGCCCGCGAGGTGGTGGCACGACGGGGCTTCGCCCTGGTGGGGCTGATGGCCTACGAATCGCAGATCGCAGGCGTCGGTAACCGGCCGAAGGGGAACGTCGTACGCGGCGCCGGCCGGGGTCGCGTGATCGACTGGATGCAGTCGCGCTCGGCCGCGGAGCTCGCCGAGCGGCGGGGCGCGGTCGTGGCGGCGGTGCGCCGCATCGCCGAACTCGAGTTCGTGAACGGTGGAGGCACCGGGTCGCTCGAGTCGACCGGCGCCGACTCCTCGGTCACCGAGATCGCCGCCGGCAGCGGGCTGTTCGGCGGCCACCTCTTCGACACCTACTCCCGGTTCACACCGGCGCCCGCCGCCGCGTTCGCGCTGCCCGTGGTGCGGAAGCCGCGCCCCGACATGGCGACTCTCCTCGGCGGCGGCTGGATCGCATCCGGACCCCCGGCGCCCGACCGGCTTCCCCAGGTGGTGTGGCCCCGGGCCACGCGGATGCAGGCGCGCGAGATGGCGGGCGAGGTGCAGACCCCGCTCTCCGGGCGCGGGGCCGCGGGGCTCCGGGTGGGCGACCGGGTGTGGCTGCGGCACACGAAGTCGGGCGAGCTCTCAGAACACGTCGACGAGTTCTGCGTGGTCTCCGGGTCGGACGTGGTCGACGTGGTGCCGAGCTACCGCGGCGAAGGAAAGGCTTTTCTGTGA
- a CDS encoding D-arabinono-1,4-lactone oxidase: MTALNGVWRNWARTESVKPVRIERPVSIGAVQRAVRGAARAGLRVKAVGAGHSFTGIAVAPGVLLELDELTGVVSVDRERSRVTLLGGTRLFDLPRLLRPHGLAMANMGDIDRQTISGAISTGTHGTGAQFGGISTQVTGLALVTADGELLRIDEASNSELLPAAALGLGALGIIVEVTLQCVPAFVLEAVERPLPLDEVLGELDSYVDGADHFEFYWFPGTRTAVTKTNTRADASVARRPLPAGRAFFDDTLMANGIFRVTCAAGALVPAIVPRVNAIADRLWSNREFSDHSHKVFATKRTVRFREMEYALPAADVPSVLRSIDDLIQDNGWRISFPVEVRFARADDLWLSTASGRESGYIAVHRYFRENHTEYFEAVEEIMNEHQGRPHWGKLHTQNAASLAALYPRHGDFVALRNRLDPERMFSNPYLDRVLGA, encoded by the coding sequence GTGACGGCGTTGAACGGCGTGTGGCGCAACTGGGCGCGCACCGAATCGGTGAAACCGGTGCGCATCGAGCGGCCCGTGAGCATCGGCGCCGTGCAGCGTGCCGTGCGCGGTGCCGCCCGCGCGGGTCTGCGCGTGAAGGCCGTCGGTGCGGGGCACAGCTTCACGGGCATCGCAGTGGCCCCCGGCGTGCTGCTCGAGCTCGACGAGCTCACCGGCGTCGTCTCGGTCGATCGGGAGCGCAGCCGCGTCACGCTGCTCGGCGGCACGCGGCTGTTCGACCTGCCCCGCCTGCTGCGCCCGCACGGTCTGGCCATGGCGAACATGGGCGACATCGACCGGCAAACGATCAGTGGAGCGATCTCGACCGGCACGCACGGCACCGGCGCACAGTTCGGGGGCATCTCGACGCAGGTCACCGGTCTCGCCCTGGTGACGGCCGACGGCGAGCTGCTCCGGATCGACGAGGCGTCGAACAGCGAGCTGCTGCCGGCCGCCGCCCTCGGGCTCGGCGCGCTCGGCATCATCGTCGAGGTGACGCTGCAGTGCGTTCCCGCCTTCGTGCTCGAAGCCGTCGAGCGCCCGTTGCCCCTCGATGAGGTGCTCGGCGAGCTCGACTCGTACGTCGACGGTGCCGACCACTTCGAGTTCTACTGGTTCCCGGGCACGCGCACTGCTGTGACGAAGACGAACACGCGGGCGGACGCATCCGTCGCTCGGCGCCCGCTGCCGGCCGGGCGCGCCTTCTTCGACGACACCCTGATGGCCAACGGCATCTTCCGGGTGACCTGCGCCGCCGGCGCCCTCGTGCCCGCGATCGTGCCCCGTGTGAACGCGATCGCCGATCGTCTCTGGTCGAACCGGGAGTTCTCCGACCACTCGCACAAGGTGTTCGCCACGAAGCGCACCGTGCGGTTCCGCGAGATGGAGTACGCGCTGCCGGCCGCCGACGTGCCATCGGTGCTGCGGTCGATCGACGACCTCATCCAGGACAACGGATGGCGGATCTCGTTCCCGGTGGAGGTACGCTTCGCGAGGGCCGATGACCTGTGGCTCTCCACGGCGTCGGGCCGGGAGAGCGGCTACATCGCGGTGCACCGTTACTTCCGCGAGAACCACACCGAGTACTTCGAAGCCGTCGAGGAGATCATGAACGAGCATCAGGGCCGGCCGCACTGGGGCAAACTGCACACGCAGAACGCGGCGTCGTTGGCCGCGCTCTATCCGCGGCACGGCGACTTCGTGGCCCTTCGCAACCGCCTCGACCCCGAGCGCATGTTCTCGAACCCCTACCTCGACCGCGTGCTGGGGGCCTGA
- a CDS encoding MFS transporter, producing MTAAREETTPSALAEPVRRVGGGWIALFGAAWLGIWMAQLTPVQLLLPLQVEQQLDAASWTDNVVAFGVISAIAGVFALIAFPVTGALSDRTTSRFGRRRPWIAGGTVLFAVALFALGFQSGMVGIGVWWTLAIIGFCVLSAALTAAISDQVPVGQRGFVSSWISAPQAIGLILGVLLATTLFTGQFLGYTAIAVLLVVLVAPFCLWMPDARLRREERPPFTMRALIEGMWVSPTAHPDFGWTLLSRILVNIGNALGTTLLLYFLMFGLNDPNAEDDLLVLIVIYTIFVVIASIVAGALSDKLARRRVFVLVASVLQALAALLLAFVPELTVTMVAAALLGLGYGCFLSVDQALATQVLPDPASRGKDLGIMNIATAVPQAMAPLLGAAIVSWLGGFPGLFLLSALFGFAGAFAVSRVRSVR from the coding sequence ATGACCGCAGCACGCGAAGAGACCACGCCGAGCGCCCTCGCCGAACCCGTCCGCCGGGTCGGCGGCGGCTGGATCGCCCTGTTCGGCGCCGCCTGGCTCGGCATCTGGATGGCGCAACTCACGCCCGTTCAGCTCCTGCTGCCCCTACAGGTCGAGCAGCAGCTCGACGCCGCGAGCTGGACCGACAACGTCGTCGCCTTCGGCGTCATCTCGGCCATCGCGGGGGTCTTCGCCCTGATCGCCTTCCCGGTCACGGGCGCGCTCTCCGATCGCACCACCTCCCGCTTCGGGCGCCGCCGCCCCTGGATCGCCGGTGGCACCGTGCTCTTCGCCGTCGCCCTGTTCGCACTCGGCTTCCAAAGCGGGATGGTGGGCATCGGGGTCTGGTGGACGCTCGCGATCATCGGCTTCTGCGTGCTCTCGGCCGCCCTCACGGCGGCCATCTCCGACCAGGTGCCGGTGGGGCAGCGCGGCTTCGTGTCGAGCTGGATCTCGGCGCCCCAGGCCATCGGCCTCATCCTCGGCGTGCTGCTCGCCACCACCCTGTTCACCGGCCAGTTCCTCGGCTACACCGCGATCGCCGTGCTGCTGGTCGTGCTCGTCGCCCCGTTCTGCCTGTGGATGCCGGATGCGCGACTCCGCCGCGAAGAGCGCCCGCCGTTCACGATGAGGGCGCTGATCGAGGGCATGTGGGTGAGCCCCACGGCGCATCCGGACTTCGGTTGGACGCTGCTCAGCCGCATCCTCGTGAACATCGGCAACGCGCTCGGCACCACACTGCTGCTCTACTTCCTCATGTTCGGGCTGAACGACCCGAATGCCGAAGACGACCTGCTCGTGCTGATCGTGATCTACACGATCTTCGTGGTGATCGCCTCGATCGTGGCGGGCGCGCTCTCCGACAAGCTGGCCCGTCGCCGCGTGTTCGTGCTCGTGGCCTCGGTGCTGCAGGCGTTGGCCGCGCTGCTGCTCGCCTTCGTGCCCGAGCTGACCGTCACCATGGTCGCCGCGGCACTGCTCGGGCTCGGCTACGGATGCTTTCTCTCGGTCGACCAGGCGCTCGCGACGCAGGTGCTTCCCGACCCGGCATCCCGCGGCAAAGACCTCGGCATCATGAACATCGCCACGGCGGTGCCGCAGGCGATGGCGCCGCTGCTCGGAGCCGCCATCGTCTCGTGGCTCGGCGGATTCCCCGGACTGTTCCTGCTCTCGGCCCTGTTCGGGTTCGCGGGCGCCTTCGCCGTCTCACGCGTCAGGAGCGTCCGATGA